A segment of the Pirellulales bacterium genome:
CAGACGCAGCCGTTGGCGGGTGATGATCGGGCAGCGTTTCATCGGGCCTTGCACGAGGTGTGCAGCGAGTTGGCCCGGTCGATTCCGGCCGACGGCGAGGGGGCCACGCACCTGGTCACGATCGACGTGCAAGGCTGCCGCGACCGCGAAGCGGCCTACACCTTTGCCAAGGTCGTCGCCGAAAGCCCTCTGGTGAAGACGGCCATTGCCGGGGCCGATCCGAATTGGGGCCGGATCGTTTCGGCCGCGGGCTACGCCGGCGTTCCGTTCGATCCCCGCGGCGTGTCCTTGCGCGTGAACGGATTACTGCTGTTCGAGCAAGGGGCTCCGGTCGAATTCGATCGGCAGGCCGTCAGCACCTCGATCCGCGAAAACCGCGATACCCACATCGACCTGAGGTTCAGCGAAGGTACGGCGCGGATTCGCTTCTGGACCACCGATTTGACTGCCGAATACGTGCGGTTGAACGCCGATTATCACACCTGAAGCCCCTTCGCGGCGCCGCCGCGCGGCACGCGGGCGGTGATAGCACGCGACAAAAGCGGCCTTGGTCGCCCTTCCGGTCTGTCGATAGACTTCGCCGCCTTGGGGGTCGCAGTCTGCTCGCATCACGGTGTCGGCCAAGGAGGGTCCATGTCCAGCGCGCCTGGTCCGAAGTCTGCACGTCGACTTTCGGTCGCGATCGTGGCCCGCGATGAGGCTGCGGTCTTGCCCGTCACGCTGGCCAGTCTGCAGTCGATCGCCGATGAGATCGTGCTGCTCGATACGGGCTCGCGCGACGCGACCCGGCAGATTGCCCGCGAATTCCGCGCGCGGGTCATCGATCACGTCTGGACCGACGACTTTTCCGCAGCTCGCAACCGGCTTTGGTCCGAACTGACCGGCGATTGGGTGCTCTGGGTTGACGCCGGCGAACGTCTCGATACCGAGTCGCAGACGTTGCTGCGCCAGTTCGTCGACGAGCGGGCCGAGGCCACACGGGCCTACCTGGTGCTGATCGAGGTTCCGCCTGCCGGCGCGCAGGGCTATGCCGAACAGCGCGGCTGCTTGAGGCTGGTGCCGCGTATCGCCGGCCTGCGGTTTCAGGGTCGCGTTCGCGAAAGCCTGCGCGAGGCGGCCGGCGCCGAGGGGCTGCAAATCCAGCTCGCCCCGGTGCGCCTGACGCGCGATCGCCGCGATGCGCTGGAAGAGATCCGCCGCCAGCGGGCCCGTCGCAATCTGACCTTGGCCGAAATGGACCAGGCCGCGTGCGGACCTCAACCGCGACTGCTGCTGACCCTGGCCGATGCGCACTCCACGCTGGGTATGGCCGCCCTGGCAACGCAGTACTACCGCGAAGCGCTCGATCGCTCGCCTGCCGATTCAACCGAGTTGCTCGAGGCGTACTACGGCCTGCTGACCACCTACGATGCTCAAAGTGAGGCCAGTCAGGAGCAGATCGACTTGTGTCTCCAGGCGCTCGAACAGTTCCCGCTCGACGCACAACTGCTATGCGCCATGGCCGGCTACTTGCAGATTCAAGGCCGGCTGGATCTGGCAGAACGCGCCTATGCGCTGGCCTGGCGCAATGGTCAGACCGATCCCGAAACGTGGCACGTGCGCGACATCAACGTCGCCGCGGCGACTTGCCTGGCGCTGGTGCAGCAACTGCAAGGGCACGACGACGCGGCGCGCCAGACGCTCGAAGAAGTGCTGGGTACTGCGCCGCACGTCGCGGCGGCCCGGCGGCAACTGATCGACCTGCACATCAAGTATGGCCGCACCACCGAAGCGCTGGGCGAGCTGGATCGCTTGCCGGGAATCACGGGCAGCCGCGAGAATTTGCGTTCGGCGGTGCGCGGCGCGTGCCAGTTGGCCACCGCGAACTGGATTCCTGCGATTGCATATCTGCAAACCGCATATTCGGCCGGATGTCGCGACTCGATCTGCCTGCGGTGGCTGAGCGTGGCGCTGATCTCGAACGGCTGTCGCGACGAGGCGCTGCCCGTGGTTCGCGAGTGGCTCGCGGCTGAACCGCAAAACGCCGAAGCCAATCGCTACCTGGCCGACTTGACGGCGCCGGCCAGCGACACGGGAGCCACCCACGCCGAGAGCGCGATCGCGGCCGCACCGAGCGACGAGCAGTGGTCCACCTCGACGGTCGCGTTACCTCCGGCGACGTCCTCCGTGCAACCCACGCAGGTCTCTGTCGACGCGACGTTGTCTGAAGAATTGCCGCAAGCGCAGGGTGCCGCCGGTCGACTCGCCGTGGCTCGGGCGCTGACCGAGGCGGGCAATCCGGCCGCGGCCGAAGAAATGTATCGCGAGCAACTGCGGAAGGATCCCCAGGCGGCCCAGATCAAGCAAGCCTTGGGTGAATTGCTGCTGGCCAGCCAACGAATTCAAGAGGGGCTCGAGCTGACCGCGCACCTGGTGCGCGGCCCCGAGGCCGAGCCGCGGTATGCCGAATTCGCCGCGGGGGTTCGCGAGTTCCGTGTTGGACGGTACGAGGCCGCGCTCGAGGCCTTTGCACGGGCCCAGGCAGCCGGTTACGACGCCCCGCTGGTCCGCCAATTCGAGGCCCACGCCCTGGTGCGTCTACGGCGCTGGATGGCGGCCGAACCGATCCTGCGCGAATTGCTGCTGCGGCAGCCAGCCAATGCAACCGGCCACGAGCTGCTGGCCCAGGTGCTGGCTTCCACCGGGAGGCACCGCGAGGCGGACTTCGTGATCGAGCAGTTGCGCGGGATCGAAGGCCTGACGACGGGCCCCCATTTCTCGCTCGCCGGGGCGAATCCTCCCGCTGTACCGCAGTAGCTGGCGAGCCCGGGGCGCGGCTGGCGTCGCTCGGAGCGGCCGAGCCCGCTTGACACACCGGCGGTGATGCGAAGAATCGCACTGGGCCGGACCTCCGATTGCGGGGTAACCGAGCCCACCCGACGCATCCCCGACTAGGATTTTGCCGTGCTGCTGACCGCTCTGTTTCCGTTGCGAGGTCTGAGTGCCGTGCCGCCCGTCGGTGCGCGTCCGATGTTGCGCCCCCTGGCGCCGGCGGTGCCCGTGGCCGCCAGCGATGACGACGACGATCTGGACGATGACGTCGAGGGAGATTCCGTCGACGAAGAAGACGAAGAGGAAGAGGACTTCGACGACGACGACTTCGACGACGACTTCGACGACGATTTCGAAGAAGAGCTCGATCAGGAATTCATGGAGACCTTCGACGACGAGCCCGAGCCCGCGGCCGACACTGGTGGCGGCGACGATGGCGAGATCGACGAGGAATTCGAAGACGACGACATGTAGCCTGCGATACGATTTCGCGGCTGACCGTTGATCGCCGACCCAGGCGCCAGGAACAGCGTTTCATGCTCGAGCTAGCCGGCAAGATTGCCGAAACCACCGCGGCGATTCGCCGGCAATGGAGCCCGCAGGTCCGCGTCGGCATCATTCTGGGCACCGGACTCGGCGGCCTGGCGGCCGATATCGAGCCAGAGGCGACCTTCGACTTCGCCGCGTTGCCGCATTTCCCCCGCTCGACCTCGATCGGCCATGCGGGGCGGCTGATCTGCGGTCAGCTCTGCGGCCATGCGGTCGTGGCGATGGAGGGCCGTTTTCACGCTTACGAGGGCTACACGCACCAGCAGCTCACGTTCCCGGTGCGGGTCATGAAGGCCCTCGGCGCCGAGTTGTTGATCGTTTCCAACGCTGGCGGCGGCATGAACCCGCAATACGCGCTCGGCGACATCATGGTCATCGAGGACCATATCAACCTGATGGGTGGGAACCCGCTGATCGGGATCAACGACGATCGGCTCGGTCCGCGGTTCCCCGATATGATCCACCCCTACGACCCGGCGCTGATCGGCCAGGCGCTGGAAATTGCCCGTCAGGAGAACTTTGCCGCGCACCGCGGTGTCTACGTGGCGGTGACCGGGCCCAACCTGGAGACCCGGGCCGAATATCGTTTCTTGCGTTTCATCGGTGCTGACGTGGTGGGCATGTCGACCGTGCCGGAAGTCATCGTGGCCGTGCACGCTGGCCTGCGCGTCTTGGGGCTGTCGATCGTGACCGACATGTGCCTGCCCGACGCCCTGCGGCCGGTCGATATCCATGAGATCCTGGCCACGGCGGCCACGGCCGAGCCGAAACTCCGCAAGCTGGTCCGAGGAACGCTCACGCGCCTGCCCGCGGCACGCGACTCCCGCGTCGCGGACAGTTCGCCCGAGGATGGTTGATGTTCGACCCGCCGGTTACCAACGTAAGATTTCCCGAGCTCGAGGCGCTCGTTCGGGAATTCTGGCGCGAGCGCGGCATCTACGAAAAATCGCTCGCCCGCCGGGCGGATGCCCCACGGTTCGTCTTCTACGAGGGTCCGCCGACGGCCAACGGCCTGCCGCACCCGGGGCACTGCCTTACCCGCGCGATCAAGGACATTTTTCCGCGCTATCGCACGATGCGCGGCATGCGCTGCGAACGCAAGGCCGGCTGGGACACGCACGGCCTGCCCGTCGAAGTCGAGGTCTGCAAAGAGCTGGGGATCCACTCGAAGGAAGAGATCGAGGCCTTCGGCGTCGAGCCGTTTATCCATCGCTGCCTGGAAAGCGTCTTTCGCTACACGCAGCAGTGGGAAAGGCTCACCGAACGGCTCGGCTTCTGGATCCATCTCGACGAGGCCTACGTTACCTATCACCAGAGCTACGTCGAAAGCGTCTGGTGGGCGCTCAAGCGGTTGTTCGACGCCGGGCAACTCTACCGCGGTCACAAGATCGTCTGGTGGTGGGCCCAAGGCGGCACCGCGCTCAGCTCGGGCGAAGTGGGGCAGGGCTACCGCGAGGTTGCCGACCCCAGTGTGTTCGTCCGCTTTCCGCTGCTCGAATCCGAAGGCGGCGTGCCGACTTCGCTCGTGGTCTGGACCACGACGCCGTGGACGCTGCCCAGCAACCAGTTCGCCGCCGTGCACTCGACGGTGGAGTACGCGGTGTGCGAGGTCGAAGGCGGGGGGGAGAGATTGATCGTCGCGGCGGCGCTGGCCGATGCGTTGGCCGCGAAGTTCGGACTCAACTGGACGGTGCTCAAGACCATGCCCGGCGCCGCGCTGGTGGGCCGGCGCTATCGGCCGCCGTTTGACTACTACTGGCGCGGCCTGGGCGAGCGCCGTGGAAAACTGCTTGACGGCGGCAGCGAACACGTCGCCTGGCGCGTCGTGGCGGCCGAGTTCGTCACGCTCGACAGCGGTACAGGTGTCGTCCATCAGGCGCCGGCCTTCGGCGAGGTCGACTTCGACGTCCTGCAGGCCGAGGCGGCGCGGTTTGCGGCCGGCCAGGGCCCCCAGCTGATCTGCGCCGTCGGTCCCGACGGCCGATTCACGGCCGAAGCGCCCGACTATCAGGGTCGCTGGGTGAAGGAGGCCGACAAGGATATTTCCCGCGAGTTGAAGCGCCGCGGCCTGCTCGTGCATCAAGAGCAGTATCTGCACGACTACCCGTTCTGCTGGCGGGCCGAAGAGGATCCGTTGATCCAATATCCGCGGCAAAGCTGGTTCATACGCACGACGCGGTTTCGCGACGAGATGTTGGCCAACAACGCCCGCATCAACTGGCTCCCGGAGCACATTCGCGACGGCCGTTTTGGCAATTTTCTCGAGACGAATGTCGATTGGGCGCTCTCGCGCGAGCGCTACTGGGGCACGCCGCTGCCCATCTGGGTCTGCGAAGAGTCCGGCTACATGGAGGCCGTGGCCAGCTATGCCGAGTTGCTGGCCAAGCCGGGCGTCGACGGGACGCAGATGTGGGCCGCCGCCAAGCGCGAGCGTCCCGACCTTTCCGAGCATCTCAAGGTGCACAAGCCGTATCTCGACGCGATCACTTACGATTCGCCCCGGGCCAAGGGCGCCCGCATGCGGCGCGTGTCCGAGGTGATCGATTGCTGGTTCGACAGCGGCGCGATGCCGTTCGCGCAATGGGGCTTTCCGCACGCCGGACGCGAGCAATTTGCCGGCCAGTTTCCGGCGGACTTCATCAGCGAGGCGATCGACCAGACGCGCGGTTGGTTCTACAGCCAACTGGCGATCAGCACGATGCTCTTCGGCCGCGAAGGCGTCGCCCGCGATGTGCTGCCTGGCAACGAGGCGGCCGAGTATCCGCACCCGTTTCGCAACTGCATCGTGCTGGGGCTGATGCTGGGCGAAGACGGCCAGAAGATGTCGAAGAGCAAGCGGAACTACCGCGAGCCCGACGAGATCTTCGACCGCTACGGGGCCGATGCGCTGCGCTGGTATTTCTTCTCGAACCAGGCCCCTTGGACATCGATCCGCTACAACGAGCAGTCGATTCGCGACAGCGTGCCGGAGACGTTGCTGCGGCTGTGGAATACCTACACGTTCTTCGCCATCTATGCCCGGATCAACGGCTTCGATCCGGCGAAGTCGATCGTGGCCCGCGCGGCCGGCCAGCTCGATCCGAGCGTGCTCGAAACCGCGCCCGACTATTGCCCGATCGCCAAGCGCGGCGAGCTCGATCGCTGGATCATGAGCGAGCTGCACCGCACGGTGCAGGTGGTCGTCGAGCGGATGGACGCGTACGACAATTTTGCCGCGGCCAACGAGATCAAGAGTTTTCTCGATGCGCTCAGCAACTGGTACGTCCGCCGCAGCCGCCAGCGCTTCTGGTCCGACGCGGCCGACGCCGATCAGAGCGACGCGCATTGGACCTTGTACGAATGCCTGTTGACGCTGGCTCGACTGCTGGCTCCGTTCACGCCGTTCGTCGCCGAAGAGCTGTGGCAGCGTTTGGCGGTCCGGCCGTTCGGCGAGCGCGTGCTCGAAAGCGTGCACTTGTGCGATTACCCCGTGCCGATTGCGCACGCGATTGACGACGCGCTGTCCGAAGAGATGCGCGTGGTGCGCGAGATCGTCTCGCAAGGCCGCAGTGCCCGCACGGTCGCCCGGCTCAAGGTCCGCCAGCCGCTGGCCGGTGTCGAAATCGTGCTGAGCCAGCCGGAGCATCGCGCCTGGCTCGAGTCGCACGTCCCGTTGATCCGCGAGGAGCTCAACGTACGCGAGGTCGAGTTTCCCGCGTCGGCCGACAACTACATCGACTACACGGTGCTGCCCGACCTCAAGCGGTTGGGTCCGCGCTTGGGCAAGCAGCTGCCGGCGCTCAAGCAGACGCTCGCGAAGACCGATGCGGCGGCGCTGCTGGCGTCGTTACAGCGCGACGGTGCCGTGCGACTCGACCTGCCCGGCGGCTCGGTCACGCTCGATCGCGACGACCTGCAGGTGCGGTTGCAGGCCAAGGCCGGCTGGGCCGCGGCCGACGGCGGCGCGGCAGTCGTCGTCTTGGCCACCGAGTTGACGCCTGAACTGATCGAAGAAGGCCTGGCCCGCGAGATCGTCCATGCGTTGCAGACTCGCCGCAAGGAACTCGAATGCGATTATGTGGACCGGATCGCCGTCGGCGTCGCGACCGCCAGCCTGGAACTGCGCCAGGCCTGCACCAGGCACCGTGAGTACATCA
Coding sequences within it:
- the ileS gene encoding isoleucine--tRNA ligase, yielding MFDPPVTNVRFPELEALVREFWRERGIYEKSLARRADAPRFVFYEGPPTANGLPHPGHCLTRAIKDIFPRYRTMRGMRCERKAGWDTHGLPVEVEVCKELGIHSKEEIEAFGVEPFIHRCLESVFRYTQQWERLTERLGFWIHLDEAYVTYHQSYVESVWWALKRLFDAGQLYRGHKIVWWWAQGGTALSSGEVGQGYREVADPSVFVRFPLLESEGGVPTSLVVWTTTPWTLPSNQFAAVHSTVEYAVCEVEGGGERLIVAAALADALAAKFGLNWTVLKTMPGAALVGRRYRPPFDYYWRGLGERRGKLLDGGSEHVAWRVVAAEFVTLDSGTGVVHQAPAFGEVDFDVLQAEAARFAAGQGPQLICAVGPDGRFTAEAPDYQGRWVKEADKDISRELKRRGLLVHQEQYLHDYPFCWRAEEDPLIQYPRQSWFIRTTRFRDEMLANNARINWLPEHIRDGRFGNFLETNVDWALSRERYWGTPLPIWVCEESGYMEAVASYAELLAKPGVDGTQMWAAAKRERPDLSEHLKVHKPYLDAITYDSPRAKGARMRRVSEVIDCWFDSGAMPFAQWGFPHAGREQFAGQFPADFISEAIDQTRGWFYSQLAISTMLFGREGVARDVLPGNEAAEYPHPFRNCIVLGLMLGEDGQKMSKSKRNYREPDEIFDRYGADALRWYFFSNQAPWTSIRYNEQSIRDSVPETLLRLWNTYTFFAIYARINGFDPAKSIVARAAGQLDPSVLETAPDYCPIAKRGELDRWIMSELHRTVQVVVERMDAYDNFAAANEIKSFLDALSNWYVRRSRQRFWSDAADADQSDAHWTLYECLLTLARLLAPFTPFVAEELWQRLAVRPFGERVLESVHLCDYPVPIAHAIDDALSEEMRVVREIVSQGRSARTVARLKVRQPLAGVEIVLSQPEHRAWLESHVPLIREELNVREVEFPASADNYIDYTVLPDLKRLGPRLGKQLPALKQTLAKTDAAALLASLQRDGAVRLDLPGGSVTLDRDDLQVRLQAKAGWAAADGGAAVVVLATELTPELIEEGLAREIVHALQTRRKELECDYVDRIAVGVATASLELRQACTRHREYIMQESLAKQFVETPLDGAEAKPLEIDGHSLTLYVRNLGRG
- a CDS encoding tetratricopeptide repeat protein; the encoded protein is MSSAPGPKSARRLSVAIVARDEAAVLPVTLASLQSIADEIVLLDTGSRDATRQIAREFRARVIDHVWTDDFSAARNRLWSELTGDWVLWVDAGERLDTESQTLLRQFVDERAEATRAYLVLIEVPPAGAQGYAEQRGCLRLVPRIAGLRFQGRVRESLREAAGAEGLQIQLAPVRLTRDRRDALEEIRRQRARRNLTLAEMDQAACGPQPRLLLTLADAHSTLGMAALATQYYREALDRSPADSTELLEAYYGLLTTYDAQSEASQEQIDLCLQALEQFPLDAQLLCAMAGYLQIQGRLDLAERAYALAWRNGQTDPETWHVRDINVAAATCLALVQQLQGHDDAARQTLEEVLGTAPHVAAARRQLIDLHIKYGRTTEALGELDRLPGITGSRENLRSAVRGACQLATANWIPAIAYLQTAYSAGCRDSICLRWLSVALISNGCRDEALPVVREWLAAEPQNAEANRYLADLTAPASDTGATHAESAIAAAPSDEQWSTSTVALPPATSSVQPTQVSVDATLSEELPQAQGAAGRLAVARALTEAGNPAAAEEMYREQLRKDPQAAQIKQALGELLLASQRIQEGLELTAHLVRGPEAEPRYAEFAAGVREFRVGRYEAALEAFARAQAAGYDAPLVRQFEAHALVRLRRWMAAEPILRELLLRQPANATGHELLAQVLASTGRHREADFVIEQLRGIEGLTTGPHFSLAGANPPAVPQ
- a CDS encoding purine-nucleoside phosphorylase, which encodes MLELAGKIAETTAAIRRQWSPQVRVGIILGTGLGGLAADIEPEATFDFAALPHFPRSTSIGHAGRLICGQLCGHAVVAMEGRFHAYEGYTHQQLTFPVRVMKALGAELLIVSNAGGGMNPQYALGDIMVIEDHINLMGGNPLIGINDDRLGPRFPDMIHPYDPALIGQALEIARQENFAAHRGVYVAVTGPNLETRAEYRFLRFIGADVVGMSTVPEVIVAVHAGLRVLGLSIVTDMCLPDALRPVDIHEILATAATAEPKLRKLVRGTLTRLPAARDSRVADSSPEDG